GCGGCCGTCTACGAGCGGATGCAGCGCCGGCTGTACACCGAGGGCGGCTTCCTGATCTGGGGGTTCGCCGACTGGATCCTCGGCACGGCCAAGACGGTGAAGGGAGTGGAGACCAAGGCCCCCGCCAACACGCTCGACTGGGCCCGCTTCGACAAGGTGTGGCTGGCGTGACCCCAGGGTTCACCCGCGCCCCGAAGGGGCGCGGGGAACTGCGCGACCGGCCACCACGGCGCCCCGGCCGCCGGACGACGGATCGTGGCACGTCGTTCGTCGTCCGGCGGCTGTTCCTCGGTGTCGCGCAGACCGCCGCCGTCGTGCTGCTGGTGTTCGCGCTCACGGAGGCGCTGCCGGGCGACGCCGCGGTCGCGCTGGCCGGGGATCAGCCCGATCCGGCGCGCATCGCCGCCATCCGCGAGGCGATGCACCTCGACCGGCCGGTGCACGAACGACTGGCCGACTGGGCGACGGGTCTGCTGCACGGTGACTTCGGCACCTCGCTGACCTCCGGCCGCCCGGTCGCCCAGTACATCGCCGACGGTTTCGGGCCGACGCTGCTGCTCGCTTCGCTCACGGTGGCACTGCTCGTCCCGATCGGCTTCGGGCTCGGGGTGCTGGCCGCCCGCCACGAGGGCGGGCCGGTCGACCGCCTGGTCAGCTCACTGACGCTCGCCGTGTACGCGGTTCCCGAGTTCGCCCTCGGGGTGCTTCTGGTGACCGTGTTCGCGCTGCGACTGGGCTGGCTGCCGCCGACCGCCGTCGGCTACGGCACCGACCTCCTCGCCCACCCGACCGCCCTCGTCCTGCCCGTCCTCGTCCTGCTGTCCCGGCCCGTCTGCTCCCTCGTCCGGCTGGTCCGGGCCGGCATGGTCGACGCCCTCGCCTCCCCGTACGTCGCCCACGCCCGCCGGTACGGCGTGTCCGGCGCCCGCGTCCTCTACACCCACGCCCTCCCGAACGCCCTCGCCCCGGCCGCCCAGCAACTCGCCCGCACCATCGACTGGTTGCTGTGCGGCGTCATCGTCGTGGAGGCCCTCTACGTGATCCCCGGACTCGGCACCGTCCTCCTCAACGCCGTGGCCGAGCGCGATGTCCCCGTCGTCCAGGGCCTCGCCGTGGTCTTCGGCGTCCTGACCGTCGTGCTCAACCTGGGCGCGGACGTGGTCGCCCGCCGGCTGGCACCCCGGGCGGGGGTGGCGGCGTGACCACGGGCACCGACGTCGACACGCCCGCCGCGGGCGCCGCCGCGCGCACCCGGCGCCGGGCCACGGGCCGTTTCGCGCTCGGCCTCACGGTCATCGCCGTCCCCCTCCTCCTCGCCCTGCTGGGACCGGTGCTCGCGGGCGAGCCGACCGCACGGGCCGCTTCCTTCACGCTCGGCGACGGGCACTGGCTCGGCACGGACTTCGTGGGCCGGGACGTGTGGCAGCAGGTGCTGCACGGTGGTCGGCCGGTCGTGCTGACCGCGCTCGGCGCCGGAGTTCTGGCCTATCTCATCGCCCTGCCGGTCGGTCTCGTCGCCGCGCTGACGCACCGGCGCTGGCTGGAGGAACTGCTGATGCGACCGCTGGACGTGCTGATCGCCGTCCCGTCACTGCTGCTGATCCTGCTGGTCGCGTCGGTGCTCACGCCGGGAGCCGTCGGCCTCGCCCTGCTCGTCGCGCTGATCAACGTGCCCGACGCGGCCCGCCTCGTCCGCGCCGCCGCCACGGAGGCCGCGGCCCGGCCGGTCGTCGAGGCGCTGCGTCTCCAGGGCGAGAGCTGGTGGCGCACGGCCGTCGGCTACGTCGGCCGGACGATTTTGCGCACCCTGGGCGCCGACGCCGGCACCCGGCTGACCGGGGTGCTCTACCTGGTCGCCACGGCCGCCTTCCTCGGCGTCGGGGTGACCCCGGACGCCGCCGACTGGGCGGTGATGGTCGACCGCAACCGCACGGGCCTGTTCGTGCAGCCGTGGGCGGTGGTCGTCCCCGCCCTGCTGATCGTCGCCCTCACCACGGGCACGAATCTCCTTTTCGACGCGGCGCTGGAGAAGCCCGCCGGGCGACAGGTACGGAAGGAACGACGTTCGTGACGCGGTACGACGACGGGAGCGGCACGACCGCACCGGCCGCCCCCCTGGCCGAACTCACGGACCTCCAGGTCGAGGTGGGCGGACGGGCGATCGTGGACGGGGTGAGTCTGCGGGTGCTGCCCGGCAGGGTCACCGCGCTGGTGGGTGCCTCGGGCAGCGGGAAGACGACCACCGGGCTGGCGCTGCTCGGGGAGTTCCCGGTGGGCGCACGCGTCACCGGCGCGGTCCGCTCGGCGGCCGAAGGGCGCGGCGGAGTCGGCGGCCTCGTCGGATACGTGCCCCAGCATCCGGCCTCCGTCCTCAACCCGGCCCGTCGGATCGGCGCCCTCCTGACCGACATCGCCCGCCCACGCGTACGTCATCTGCCGCGCGGCCGGCGCCGGGCGGCCGCGCGGGCACAGGTGCTCCGCGCTCTCGCCGACGCCCGACTCCCGGACGCCGAGGCCCTGTTGCGCCGCCACCCGCACCAGCTCTCCGGCGGTCAGCAGCAACGCGTCGTCCTCGCCCAGGCCCTCCTGCTCGGCGCCGAGGTCGTCGTCGCCGACGAGCCCACCACCGGCCAGGACGCGCTGACCAAGAGCCTCGTCGTCGAACAGCTGGCGACGATCGCCGCGCGCGGCATCGCGGTCGTCCTGCTCAGCCACGACCTCGACGTCGTCCGCTCGCTCGCCGACGAGGTCCATGTCATGCGAGCGGGACGTGTCGTGGAATCCGGACCCACACAGCAGGTGTGGTCGGCGCCCC
This genomic stretch from Streptomyces deccanensis harbors:
- a CDS encoding ABC transporter permease, with the protein product MRDRPPRRPGRRTTDRGTSFVVRRLFLGVAQTAAVVLLVFALTEALPGDAAVALAGDQPDPARIAAIREAMHLDRPVHERLADWATGLLHGDFGTSLTSGRPVAQYIADGFGPTLLLASLTVALLVPIGFGLGVLAARHEGGPVDRLVSSLTLAVYAVPEFALGVLLVTVFALRLGWLPPTAVGYGTDLLAHPTALVLPVLVLLSRPVCSLVRLVRAGMVDALASPYVAHARRYGVSGARVLYTHALPNALAPAAQQLARTIDWLLCGVIVVEALYVIPGLGTVLLNAVAERDVPVVQGLAVVFGVLTVVLNLGADVVARRLAPRAGVAA
- a CDS encoding ABC transporter permease, whose translation is MTTGTDVDTPAAGAAARTRRRATGRFALGLTVIAVPLLLALLGPVLAGEPTARAASFTLGDGHWLGTDFVGRDVWQQVLHGGRPVVLTALGAGVLAYLIALPVGLVAALTHRRWLEELLMRPLDVLIAVPSLLLILLVASVLTPGAVGLALLVALINVPDAARLVRAAATEAAARPVVEALRLQGESWWRTAVGYVGRTILRTLGADAGTRLTGVLYLVATAAFLGVGVTPDAADWAVMVDRNRTGLFVQPWAVVVPALLIVALTTGTNLLFDAALEKPAGRQVRKERRS